Part of the Paludisphaera borealis genome, CAACTTGCCCCCCTTGCCGCCGGTGAAGTAGCTGGGGTCGATCTTGACCTGGACCGTCGAGATCTGACCGGCCGCGGCGATCGTTCCGGGGACGATGGCGAAGGTGCTTCCCATCCCCGCGCTCATCACCGTGCGGTCCTCGAGGAGATCGACGGAGAACGTGCTTTGACGACGCTTCCGGGGCAGTTCACGTGACGGGTTCATGGGCCCTCCTTGGCCGGCAGCCGAGATGTTGAAGGCGCCAGGGTCGCCGGACGCCGTCGCTCAGACAGAGGCGGTCTCGATCGATCCTCGCGGCGCGCCTACGGCCGTCGCGGAGACCAATCCTGACACGAATTGATAATTTGATCGGCCGCATCGGCCTGTAGACTTGAGATTATCGTTGAAATCCGCAAAGTCGGCAAAGTTCGCCTGGGCGTGGCCGGAAGGGCCGACCGGCCGTCGCGAGAACCGCGACGCCGGTTTTGAGGAGACTTGGGATCGAACAGGCGAGGCGCGGCTCAGCCGGCCCCGAGCGTCTTGTAGGCCGGGCTCAGCTTGCGGTTGGGCGCCGGATCGTCGCGCCCGGGCGTCGCGGCGGCGACGGCGAGGCTCGACTGGCCGACGCGCAGCCTCCATGCGACCGCGGCGTAAAGGACGACGGCCGCCCACATGAACATTCCATAGTACTGAGCGATGTCATGCCCCTTGCCTTCGGCGAACAGGCCGCCGAACTCGCTCGACGTGCTCGCCATCAGCAAGAACGACGCGACCAAGGCGCCGGCGATCCCGTATCGACTCCGCAACGTCAGGCCGGGCGCGTACAACTCGTAGACCAGATACGCATAAGGAAATACCAGCGTGACGAAGTGGTGCTTCCAGCTCCGTTCCGACACGAACAGCATGGTCAGCACCACCAGGGAGATCTCTCCCAGGTAGAGCGGGCTTCGACGGTCGGGGTCCTTGGTCCGGCAGAAGACGGCCAGGAGCCCCACCAGGCCCAGGGCCACCCCCTTGACGAGCAGGCTGACCAACTGGGGAGGCAGCGAGGCCAGGTTCAGGTCGAGCCGCACGTCGTAGCGATTGGTCCCCGGCTTGATCTCCGTGAGCAACCGCGTCAGGACGCCGACGATCGACTGATTGGGCTCTTGCGGGCTGGCGTTCCCCTCGATCAGGAACGGCGTCAACATCCGGTGCCACCAGGTCTTGAGGCAGAGCGTGTTGAAGTCCGGGCCGAGCACCAAGCTGGGGATGACCACCAGAAACAGCGCCAGGCCCAGGAACGTCGCGGCCACCGTCCGCCACGACTTCTTGTAGAGGAAGTAGGGCAGGAACAAGGCGGGGGTCACCTTGAACGAGATCGCCAGGCCCAGCAGCAGCCCGGCCGCCGTGTCGTGTCCCTTGCGCCAGGCCTGGAACATCGTCGCCAGCAGGAACAGAATCAGGAGGTTGATGTTGCCGTGGTGAAGGTCGCCGAGGATCGGCCGCAGGCTGAGCACGAGAATCGCGGTCTGAAAGAACGGGGGGAGCAACGGCCGATCGCGCGACTTGACCACGTCGAAGCAGATCAAGAACGTGATGGTCGTCAGCGCCGCCTTGATCAGGAACCACGACATCGCCGCCGCGACCGGCGGCAGCGTCATCAACGGATAGAGCGTGATCGGCATGATCGGCGGGTTCGGGAAGTACATCTTGTCATAGATGTTCACCCCGTCCCAGAACTTCAGCACCTGGGGCTGCCAGCGCACGAAGGCGCTGCGCTGATCGGCGGCCTTGGGATAGTAGAAGGCCGCGGCAGTGATCACGACGGCCGCCCAGAGGAACCAGAAGAACGGTCGCGCGTACCGGCCGATGACGAGGCGTCGGGGTCCGGTGTCGATCTCAAGCACGGCGTACTCCCTCCCTGGAGAAAGCCACGCAGAGCGAATCAGCATGCGTGTTTCGCCGCGGACTTCAAAAGATGCCCTTCACCGGCCGGAAGCCCAGGGGATCCGAACCGGCGGAATCATCTCCAATTCCACCTCGGACACCCCCGGAGAAGGTCGGAGCCGGATGAACGGAACCGGATCCCCTTCCTCATACGTGGCGTCAACCGGGACGGCCGGATGGGCCTGCAAGCTCGGGACGGAGTGATACCGCAAGACCACCGATCCGTCAAGATCGGGCGACATCTCGCGGACCGTCAGCCGGCCCGGCGCGGCGGCCACCCGCGCCGACCCGCGCACGGCGTCCCCCTCGAAGCCGGAGATCCGGGCGATCAAGAGCGTGCCGTCGTCTTCCAGGATTTTCGCCAGGTCGGGGTTCGACTGGCAGAACCGGCGGGCCCGGGGGGTCCAGCAGACCATCAGGCTGGGCCGGTACAGTCGGGCGTACTTCACGAAGAAGTCGCGGTCCCAGTCGACCATCCCAAACAGCTTGCCTTCCCCGAACTGGGTGAAGTTGGTCTGGAGGGCCGCGTGGAGATAGGGGCCGCCGATCAATTCAACCCCCACACGCTCGGGGATCAGGCCGCTGAACCGGCCGTGCTGGTAGGGATCGGGAATCCCCTGGACGTCGAAGCCGCTCTCTTCGTAAAGCACGCGGTCGCCAGGCTTTGCATGTCTCTTGACGCCGTCGACCACCCACAGGAGCGTCGCCGACGGCTTGCTCATCAGAAACGTTTCCGCTCCTCCGATCCGCAGTTGCACCGAGCCCACCAGCGGCATGACCAGGATGCGAACGCCGATCAAAACAGCTGCGGCCAACGCCCAGTGGTCGAGCCGGAACGGGCCGAACTTCGTCGGGCGGAGCTTCTCCAGGAACGGAAAGAAGCCCGCCCCGACCGCCACGGTCAAGGCCGTGTAAAAGGCGTATGTGTGCCGCCCCGGCTGGAGAAAGTCGAGCGAGCGGATGTCGCTGGCGAGATATCCCCAGAAGAAACCCGCCGCGCAGAACCCCCAGAGCGCTGCGCCCAGGCCGCGATGACGACGACTCAGCAGGACCAGCCCCGGCAGGCCCAGGGTTACGAGGATCACCTCGATCGGGGATTCGCCGATCGCGATCCGGACGATTCGCAGGAGCGCCCCTTCCGGGTGCCGGAACACGAAGTCGCTGGCCCCCTTGGTCTCGGAAAGCCAGAGCCCCGGCAGCCACCAGAAGGCGTTCGTCGCCAGGACCACCAGCGGCAGCAGCCAGACGCCGAGATGTCGCGTGAACTTCAGCCCGGCCCAGGACGCGATGTACGCGACCGCCCCGGCCGGCGCGATGATCATGGCCGAGGTCAGATGGACGAGGAACGCCCCCGCGCACAGCAACGAGGCGGCCAGCCAGCGGCCGGATCCACCGGCGTCGAGGAACCGGCCGAACGCCCCCGTCGCAACCAGGCTTAGAGGGATCGCCAGCAGATACGGCACCATGCCGAGCGACGCGTAGTTGATGGGGAAGTCGGTCCAGAGGTAGGCGAGGAAGAGCAAGACGGCCGTCGCCACGCCTCCCGCTCGTATCCTCCAGATCCAGCAGGCCGCCGCCACGAGCCATGGCACAAGTGCGGTCGAGATCAGGACGTAAAGCTTGTACGCCAGCTCCGGCCGTTGGCCGCCGAACGCCCAGACTACCAGTTCAGGGAGCGTCGAGGAGGCCGGGAAGACGACGCTCTTGGCGTAGCCCGACATGAAGCTGGGGTCGTATCCGGCCGTCGTCCCC contains:
- a CDS encoding glycosyltransferase family 87 protein, with product MLIRSAWLSPGREYAVLEIDTGPRRLVIGRYARPFFWFLWAAVVITAAAFYYPKAADQRSAFVRWQPQVLKFWDGVNIYDKMYFPNPPIMPITLYPLMTLPPVAAAMSWFLIKAALTTITFLICFDVVKSRDRPLLPPFFQTAILVLSLRPILGDLHHGNINLLILFLLATMFQAWRKGHDTAAGLLLGLAISFKVTPALFLPYFLYKKSWRTVAATFLGLALFLVVIPSLVLGPDFNTLCLKTWWHRMLTPFLIEGNASPQEPNQSIVGVLTRLLTEIKPGTNRYDVRLDLNLASLPPQLVSLLVKGVALGLVGLLAVFCRTKDPDRRSPLYLGEISLVVLTMLFVSERSWKHHFVTLVFPYAYLVYELYAPGLTLRSRYGIAGALVASFLLMASTSSEFGGLFAEGKGHDIAQYYGMFMWAAVVLYAAVAWRLRVGQSSLAVAAATPGRDDPAPNRKLSPAYKTLGAG
- a CDS encoding ArnT family glycosyltransferase; translation: MIDPDPIPFADVPPPGATAPERPTPASAPIVVKRDEAERKSRRIGRGFAILLTIAACTLHGIAVWKGMGGAEGLSNAWPLWRDDHPLYYHSALVTRSFLAQSGTTAGYDPSFMSGYAKSVVFPASSTLPELVVWAFGGQRPELAYKLYVLISTALVPWLVAAACWIWRIRAGGVATAVLLFLAYLWTDFPINYASLGMVPYLLAIPLSLVATGAFGRFLDAGGSGRWLAASLLCAGAFLVHLTSAMIIAPAGAVAYIASWAGLKFTRHLGVWLLPLVVLATNAFWWLPGLWLSETKGASDFVFRHPEGALLRIVRIAIGESPIEVILVTLGLPGLVLLSRRHRGLGAALWGFCAAGFFWGYLASDIRSLDFLQPGRHTYAFYTALTVAVGAGFFPFLEKLRPTKFGPFRLDHWALAAAVLIGVRILVMPLVGSVQLRIGGAETFLMSKPSATLLWVVDGVKRHAKPGDRVLYEESGFDVQGIPDPYQHGRFSGLIPERVGVELIGGPYLHAALQTNFTQFGEGKLFGMVDWDRDFFVKYARLYRPSLMVCWTPRARRFCQSNPDLAKILEDDGTLLIARISGFEGDAVRGSARVAAAPGRLTVREMSPDLDGSVVLRYHSVPSLQAHPAVPVDATYEEGDPVPFIRLRPSPGVSEVELEMIPPVRIPWASGR